One Thermus sp. CCB_US3_UF1 DNA window includes the following coding sequences:
- a CDS encoding quinone-dependent dihydroorotate dehydrogenase: protein MHRLFFALDPEYAHELVLKALAWWSGRGPLLEVPARLLRVEDPRLRVRALGLTFPNPLGLAAGMDKDAKALAAWWALGFGFAEVGTLTPNPQGGNPRPRLFRLLEDRALINRMGFNNEGASRAAERLRRFRERGLPFPVGVNLGKGRDTPLERAAEDYLLALRLLEPYGDYLVLNVSSPNTPGLRTLQEAPFLDELLFRLRPATAKPLLLKVAPDLPAPALDQVVALALKHRLEGLVAVNTTLSREGLRSPWAKEAGGLSGRPLKARALEVLGHLAQVPGLTLVSVGGIEGARDIWERLRRGARLVQVYTGFVYGGPLFPRRVLLDLLGLLRAEGVGRLEELWS from the coding sequence ATGCACCGCCTTTTCTTTGCCCTGGATCCCGAGTATGCCCACGAGCTTGTCCTCAAGGCTCTGGCCTGGTGGTCGGGCCGGGGACCCCTCCTGGAGGTCCCGGCCCGGCTTCTCCGCGTGGAGGACCCTAGGCTTCGGGTAAGGGCCCTAGGCCTCACCTTTCCCAACCCCTTGGGCCTGGCGGCGGGGATGGACAAGGACGCCAAGGCCCTGGCCGCCTGGTGGGCCCTGGGCTTTGGCTTCGCCGAGGTGGGTACCCTCACCCCCAATCCCCAGGGGGGAAACCCCAGGCCCCGGCTCTTCCGCCTCCTGGAGGACCGGGCCCTCATCAACCGCATGGGCTTCAACAACGAGGGGGCTTCCCGGGCGGCGGAGCGCCTAAGGCGCTTCCGGGAGCGGGGCCTTCCCTTCCCCGTGGGTGTGAACCTGGGCAAGGGGCGGGACACCCCCTTGGAAAGGGCAGCGGAGGACTACCTCTTGGCCTTGCGCCTTTTGGAGCCCTATGGCGACTACTTGGTCCTGAACGTCAGTTCCCCCAACACCCCGGGGCTTAGGACCCTGCAGGAAGCCCCCTTTTTGGATGAGCTCCTCTTTCGCCTGCGCCCCGCCACGGCCAAGCCCCTCCTCCTCAAGGTGGCCCCGGACCTCCCGGCCCCGGCCCTGGACCAGGTGGTGGCCTTGGCCTTGAAGCACCGCCTGGAGGGCCTGGTGGCGGTGAACACCACCCTAAGCCGCGAGGGCCTCCGAAGCCCCTGGGCCAAGGAGGCCGGGGGGCTTTCGGGAAGGCCCCTCAAGGCCAGGGCCTTGGAGGTGCTCGGCCACCTGGCCCAGGTTCCCGGCCTGACCCTGGTGAGCGTGGGGGGGATAGAGGGGGCCAGGGACATCTGGGAGCGGCTTCGCCGGGGGGCCCGGCTGGTCCAGGTGTACACGGGCTTCGTCTACGGGGGCCCCCTCTTTCCCCGCCGGGTGCTTTTGGACCTCCTCGGCCTTCTGCGGGCGGAGGGCGTGGGGCGTCTGGAGGAACTCTGGTCCTAG